The Glycine soja cultivar W05 chromosome 8, ASM419377v2, whole genome shotgun sequence genome has a window encoding:
- the LOC114422915 gene encoding putative cyclin-B3-1 has translation MVSLTGKSRVGSTRASVGGGQSRPSVGGRNFKVFSEIDRTKVGDGNMTYARGAGASATARSTVVANKRVILNSTSSPKGGLKKSMDKSSGKYGTSVGSTNVRKALADVSNAQEKFTTAVVANKGVILNSTTNPKGGLKKSMDRSSGKYGTSGPGNTNVRKTLADVSNVQENFTTAVGIASSKMKVPAGSSSKIAGVSLRKSFTGRVQRYTRKSVVQLDALNRDDQKNNTNGGQSVNATKDRFTRKPIATSSSRKSLPVLRRVSREDTSNTKENVRSSQTAKGQSGLPTKATTNRRDSSQLINSRSHLWKYRVSDGFVQMVQPNVLHASSRKSTKPIVKTTIKAVTAQRTLKSKSRLSQNKLESTTATSSQNKSLSAQKNLESTTVTSSQDKESVSLSLPEKSLTVSDDTNQSCLPSGESNLTTNLLELIPRKKSFRRKSYTTSLIEGSKILKESGDVREQDNLPNIDNECNQLEVSEYIDDIYLYYWVTEAHNPLLANYMSIQTDISPPLRGILINWLIEVHFKFDLMPETLYLTVTLLDQYLSLVTIKKTDMQLVGLTALLLASKYEDFWHPRVKDLISISAESYTRDQMLGMEKLILRKLKFRLNAPTPYVFMVRFLKAAQSDKKLEHMAFFLVDLCLVEYEALAFKPSLLCASALYVARCTLQITPPWTPLLHKHARYEVSQIRDCADMILKFHKAAGVGKLKVIYEKYSRQELSRVAAVKPLDKLPWTPTTSQTSTL, from the exons ATGGTTTCTCTCACG GGAAAATCTAGGGTGGGCTCAACTCGAGCCTCTGTTGGCGGTGGCCAATCTCGTCCAAGTg TGGGTGGTAGGAACTTCAAGGTTTTTTCAGAAATTGACCGGACTAAAGTTGGTGATGGGAATAT GACATATGCAAGAGGAGCAGGTGCAAGTGCAACTGCAAG GAGTACTGTGGTAGCTAACAAAAGGGTTATTCTTAATAGCACCAGTAGTCCAAAG GGCGGTCTCAAAAAAAGTATGGATAAAAGTAGTGGCAAATATGGTACTTCTG TAGGAAGTACAAATGTGAGAAAGGCATTAGCTGATGTAAGCAATGCTCAAGAAAAATTCACAACAGCCGTGGTAGCTAACAAAGGGGTTATTCTTAATAGCACCACTAATCCAAAG GGCGGTCTCAAAAAAAGTATGGATAGAAGTAGTGGCAAATATGGTACTTCTGGACCTG GAAATACAAATGTGAGAAAGACATTGGCTGATGTAAGCAATGTTCAAGAAAACTTCACAACAGCTGTTGGCATTGCCAGCTCAAAAATGAA GGTTCCTGCAGGTTCAAGTTCCAAAATAGCGGGTGTATCTTTGAGGAAATCCTTCACG GGAAGGGTGCAAAGATATACAAGGAAAAGTGTTGTTCAGTTAGATGCACTCAATAGAG ATGATCAGAAGAATAATACAAATGGAGGCCAATCAGTTAATGCCACAAAGGACAG gtttACAAGGAAGCCTATTGCTacaag CTCATCAAGGAAGTCTTTACCAGTATTGAGGAGGGTAAGCAGGGAAGATACGAGTAACACAAAG gaaaatgttagaagttCTCAAACAGCAAAAGGCCAAAGTGGTCTCCCCA CTAAGGCAACCACAAACAGAAGAGATAGTTCCCAACTGATTAACTCAAGAAGCCATTTATGGAAGTATCGAGTGAGTGATGGTTTTGTTCAAAT GGTTCAACCTAATGTTTTACATGCATCCTCAAGGAAGTCCACCAAG CCTATTGTTAAGACCACAATCAAGGCTGTCACTGCTCAAAGGACTTTAAAATCTAAATCCAGATTGTCTCAGAACAAATTAGAATCAACGACAGCAACATCATCTCAGAACAAATCCCTATCAGCTCAGAAAAATCTAGAATCAACTACTGTGACATCATCTCAGGACAAGGAATCAGTTTCTCTGTCTCTTCCTGAGAAAAGTTTGACAGTTTCTGATGATACAAATCAAAGTTGTCTTCCATCTGGAGAGAGCAATCTGACAACAAATTTGTTAGAGTTAATTCCAAGGAAAAAATCCTTCCGCCGGAAATCATATACAACTTCATTAATTGAAGGATCTAAG ATTCTCAAGGAAAGTGGTGATGTTCGAGAGCAGGATAACCTACCAAATATAGATAATGAATGCAATCAACTTGAAGTTTCTGAATACATTGATGACATATATCTGTACTATTGGGTTACTGAG GCACATAATCCACTTCTAGCAAATTACATGTCAATTCAGACAGACATTTCACCTCCTTTGCGGGGCATTTTGATCAACTGGCTTATTGAA GTACActtcaaatttgatttgatgCCAGAGACACTGTATCTCACTGTTACGTTGTTGGATCAATATCTTTCCCTAGTGACTATCAAAAAGACCGATATGCAGTTAGTTGGCCTTACAGCACTTTTACTTGCCTCAAAGTATGAGGATTTTTGGCATCCTAGG GTCAAAGATTTAATTAGCATCTCAGCGGAGTCATATACCAGAGATCAAATGCTTGGAATG GAAAAACTTATTCTTAGAAAATTAAAGTTCCGTCTTAATGCTCCTACTCCTTATGTTTTTATGGTGAGGTTTCTAAAGGCGGCGCAATCAGATAAAAAG CTTGAGCACATGGCATTCTTTCTGGTCGACCTATGCTTAGTTGAATACGAAGCTTTGGCATTCAAGCCTTCATTACTTTGTGCATCAGCTCTCTATGTTGCACGATGTACTTTGCAAATAACTCCACCATGGACCCCACTACTTCACAAACATGCACGTTATGAAGTTTCACAGATCAG GGATTGTGCGGATATGATACTGAAGTTCCACAAAGCTGCCGGGGTTGGAAAGTTGAAggttatatatgaaaaatactcTAGACAGGAACTCAGTAGGGTTGCAGCAGTGAAACCGTTGGATAAACTTCCATGGACTCCCACTACTTCACAAACAAGCACGTTATGA